A window of Novosphingobium terrae contains these coding sequences:
- a CDS encoding alpha-N-acetylglucosaminidase has translation MTNPSLPSLALGALLLSPATLHAQPTAEARAALARLGVDQRQITLTLRPGAKPSYHIRIRNGHVTAEGNSEVALVHGVTQVLERQGRFSLSWEGKRVAPLTHLPAYDSGEVTSPFDVRAYLNTCTYGYTTPWWGWNRWQQEIDWMAARGVDMPLAMEGQEYVWRALWRENGMAETDIAQSLSAAPFLPWQRMGNMAGYRAPLSPAWIEKKHQLQKQILGRMRALGMTPILPAFAGYVPEAFAKAHPKARIYTMRAWEGFAPTYWLDPSDPLFSQLAKRFIELYNQTYGAGDYYLADAFNEMIPPIAEDGSDAANAHYGDAIANTASVESPAARAAALPPAVRDARLAAYGQRLFSSITAAAPKATWVMQGWLFGADKAFWTPEAVAAFLSRVPSDRMLLLDIGNDRYPGIWKTTQAFNGKRWIYGYVHNYGGSNPAYGDPDFYRQDIAATLSDPGKGQLAGFGLFPEGLHSNSIVYSYAYDLAWGEPKRPLADWLKDYTRARYGATSPALVAAWQQAIGGTYRTRYWSPRWWQERAGAYLFFKRPTLAGADYPAAPGDPEALRKGIEAMLAAASAKPAPLLTYDLVDLTRHYASLRLDDQLKAALAAYRAGDVAGGDKARAAMEQLARQIDHLAGNQQETLGSWIADAQAQGDTPAEKRHFAQDAKAVVTIWGGEGHLSDYASRAWQGLYAGYYLPRWQMLLSAQREAAVAHRPLDEKAMQASIKQWEQAWVADGKLWPRQRPATPEADIRQILNETRP, from the coding sequence ATGACCAACCCTTCCTTGCCCTCGCTGGCTTTGGGCGCACTGCTGCTAAGCCCTGCCACCTTGCACGCCCAGCCCACCGCGGAAGCGCGTGCTGCTTTGGCCCGTCTGGGGGTGGATCAGCGGCAAATCACGCTGACCCTGCGCCCCGGCGCAAAGCCCAGCTATCATATCCGCATCCGCAATGGGCACGTAACGGCTGAAGGCAATTCCGAAGTCGCGCTGGTGCATGGCGTGACGCAGGTGCTGGAACGCCAGGGCCGTTTTTCGCTGAGCTGGGAGGGCAAGCGCGTCGCCCCCCTCACCCATCTGCCCGCCTATGACAGCGGCGAGGTGACATCGCCCTTCGATGTGCGGGCCTATCTCAACACCTGCACCTATGGCTACACCACGCCATGGTGGGGCTGGAACCGCTGGCAACAGGAAATCGACTGGATGGCCGCGCGTGGCGTCGATATGCCGCTGGCGATGGAGGGGCAGGAGTATGTCTGGCGCGCCCTGTGGCGCGAGAACGGCATGGCCGAAACCGATATCGCGCAAAGCCTGTCTGCCGCCCCCTTTCTGCCATGGCAGCGCATGGGCAATATGGCAGGCTATCGCGCGCCGCTTTCGCCCGCCTGGATCGAGAAGAAGCACCAGCTGCAAAAGCAGATCTTGGGCCGCATGCGCGCACTGGGCATGACGCCGATCCTGCCCGCTTTTGCCGGATATGTGCCGGAAGCCTTCGCCAAGGCCCATCCCAAGGCCCGGATCTACACGATGCGGGCATGGGAAGGCTTTGCCCCGACCTATTGGCTTGATCCTTCCGATCCGCTGTTTTCCCAATTGGCGAAGCGCTTTATCGAACTCTACAACCAGACCTATGGCGCGGGCGATTACTACCTCGCCGATGCCTTCAACGAGATGATCCCGCCCATCGCCGAGGATGGCTCGGATGCGGCCAACGCTCATTACGGCGATGCCATCGCCAACACCGCCTCGGTGGAGAGCCCCGCCGCCCGGGCTGCTGCCCTGCCGCCTGCGGTGCGCGATGCGCGCCTTGCCGCCTATGGCCAGCGGCTGTTTTCCTCGATCACCGCTGCGGCCCCCAAGGCGACATGGGTGATGCAAGGCTGGCTCTTCGGCGCCGACAAGGCCTTCTGGACGCCCGAGGCCGTTGCCGCCTTCCTCAGCCGCGTGCCGAGTGACCGGATGCTGCTGCTGGACATCGGCAATGACCGTTATCCCGGGATCTGGAAGACCACGCAGGCCTTCAACGGCAAACGCTGGATCTATGGCTATGTCCATAATTACGGCGGCAGCAATCCGGCCTATGGCGATCCGGACTTCTACCGGCAGGACATCGCCGCCACGCTGAGCGATCCCGGCAAGGGGCAACTGGCAGGCTTCGGCCTGTTCCCCGAAGGGCTGCACAGCAACAGCATCGTCTACAGCTATGCCTATGATCTGGCCTGGGGCGAGCCCAAACGCCCGCTGGCCGACTGGCTGAAGGATTACACGCGCGCGCGCTATGGCGCGACGTCGCCCGCACTGGTGGCGGCATGGCAGCAGGCCATCGGGGGCACCTATCGCACCCGTTACTGGAGCCCGCGCTGGTGGCAGGAGCGGGCGGGCGCCTATTTGTTCTTCAAGCGCCCCACGCTGGCCGGAGCGGACTATCCCGCCGCACCGGGTGATCCGGAAGCCCTGCGCAAGGGGATCGAAGCGATGCTGGCTGCTGCTTCGGCCAAGCCCGCGCCTTTGCTGACCTATGATCTGGTCGACCTCACCCGCCATTACGCCAGCCTGAGGCTGGATGACCAGTTGAAGGCTGCACTTGCTGCCTATCGCGCAGGCGATGTGGCCGGGGGCGACAAAGCCCGCGCCGCCATGGAGCAACTGGCCCGGCAGATCGACCACCTTGCGGGCAACCAGCAGGAAACGCTGGGCAGCTGGATCGCTGACGCTCAGGCGCAGGGCGATACGCCCGCCGAGAAGCGCCATTTCGCTCAGGACGCCAAAGCGGTGGTCACCATCTGGGGCGGCGAAGGGCATCTTTCGGACTATGCCTCCCGCGCCTGGCAGGGGCTCTATGCCGGTTACTATCTGCCGCGCTGGCAGATGCTGCTCTCCGCCCAGCGTGAGGCTGCTGTGGCCCATCGCCCGCTGGATGAAAAAGCCATGCAGGCCAGCATCAAGCAATGGGAACAGGCATGGGTGGCGGACGGCAAGCTCTGGCCTCGCCAGCGCCCCGCCACGCCTGAGGCCGACATCCGCCAGATCCTGAATGAGACGCGCCCATGA
- a CDS encoding TonB-dependent receptor, producing the protein MSINQANLAQNLSNRLKLVLLASACTASLGLPAGARAQTAAPAPTTASDAAPENNAPTDIVVSGFRSSLKSAMDAKRNDIRMSDGISAEDIGKFPAENITEAIQRIAGVQMSNINGRGSTISIRGLGAQYARTTINGQTFASADFKDGFRYDIIQTDLANAIQVYKSPTADMDTGGLSGTVNIDTIHPLDYKGPHLTLTAKGYDNLYRGAVTPKVGAAYINSFADGTVGVMLNVDYQKLMDRGDYVFIDRWYHPADTSIGAYVPKRFRYRRIDRNTEQLMASGALQWKPTDNLETLFQAEFSRDHTTYNTQQLVYAFGDSSKITANNIANGVANKITVASGSTLDNNDQSEKRDLQTQAYTATLNWKPDGWKIHAAAHYTVGTAHLYEWASILGMNINSPISLDISNPSNISFTPTQSLTDGSFYNNKSAYNWYAFYDGAYHFQTSKEAALQLDTTKEIYNAPIKSLVFGVKYHHESFATQAYRHDRDADPSDTTTYPEINYIPDMTGAGSTLVTNFLGNSMSIPHSFLEVNAPVWQSTLDSHGINVPVTYDASNSWRVDRYIPAVYAMANLDTHVFGKTLRGNIGVRYEHTHQNVTANSVDGNGNFLNRTNTIQDYGNVLPSASFALDVTKHFVTRLALAKVLVRPLLNSDTVMATSITTGTASGRPYVAVAGGEAALKPMTANQADLSLEYYYGRGNSFTVAGFYKAIKNGTYTSFYCPGSYNGVTLAGGSTNCTSANGGTDYSFSQVLNDSEVVHIRGVEVAWSQGFDQWLPFKGAGVTTNLTVVDPDNVTLGNGFHLRNLSKLTWNLTPYWENETFSVRVSINHRSAYDQDYADSFFAGYGETHTVRARTQVDLALGYTMNKHISFTAGVINLNNSHEDAYYQNSSTFQMASRTGRNVYASVTGKF; encoded by the coding sequence ATGTCAATCAATCAGGCTAATCTCGCCCAGAATTTGTCCAACCGTTTGAAGCTGGTTTTGCTGGCATCGGCCTGCACAGCCTCGCTGGGCCTGCCGGCTGGCGCCCGGGCCCAAACCGCAGCACCTGCCCCGACCACTGCATCCGATGCCGCGCCAGAAAACAACGCGCCCACCGATATCGTGGTCAGCGGCTTCCGCTCCAGCCTGAAATCGGCGATGGATGCCAAGCGCAACGATATCCGCATGTCGGACGGCATTTCGGCGGAAGACATCGGCAAGTTTCCGGCTGAAAACATCACCGAAGCCATTCAACGCATCGCCGGTGTGCAGATGTCGAACATCAATGGTCGCGGCTCGACAATCAGCATTCGTGGCCTTGGCGCGCAATATGCCCGCACCACCATCAATGGCCAGACCTTCGCCAGCGCCGACTTCAAGGATGGTTTTCGTTACGACATCATCCAGACCGATCTGGCCAATGCCATTCAGGTCTACAAGTCGCCCACGGCTGACATGGATACGGGCGGTCTTTCCGGCACGGTCAACATCGATACGATCCACCCGCTGGATTACAAGGGGCCGCATCTGACCCTGACCGCCAAGGGCTATGACAATCTCTATCGCGGCGCGGTGACGCCCAAGGTGGGTGCGGCCTATATCAACAGCTTCGCCGATGGCACGGTGGGCGTGATGCTCAACGTGGACTATCAGAAGCTGATGGATCGCGGCGATTACGTCTTCATCGACCGCTGGTACCACCCCGCCGACACCTCGATCGGCGCCTATGTGCCCAAGCGTTTCCGCTATCGCCGCATCGATCGCAACACCGAGCAGCTGATGGCCAGCGGCGCGCTGCAGTGGAAGCCCACCGACAATCTGGAAACGCTGTTCCAGGCGGAATTCTCACGCGATCACACCACCTACAACACGCAGCAGCTGGTCTATGCCTTTGGCGACAGCAGCAAGATCACGGCCAACAATATCGCCAATGGCGTGGCCAACAAGATCACCGTGGCCAGCGGCAGCACGCTGGACAACAACGATCAGTCCGAAAAGCGCGATCTGCAGACCCAGGCCTACACCGCCACGCTGAACTGGAAGCCCGATGGCTGGAAGATCCATGCTGCAGCACATTACACGGTGGGCACGGCGCATCTGTATGAATGGGCCAGCATTCTGGGCATGAACATCAATTCGCCCATCTCGCTGGACATCAGCAACCCGAGCAACATTTCCTTCACGCCGACCCAGAGCCTGACCGACGGCTCCTTCTACAACAACAAGTCAGCCTACAACTGGTACGCCTTCTATGATGGCGCCTATCACTTCCAGACGTCGAAGGAAGCCGCGCTTCAGCTCGACACCACCAAGGAGATCTACAACGCGCCGATCAAGTCTTTGGTCTTCGGCGTGAAGTATCACCACGAAAGCTTTGCCACCCAAGCCTATCGCCATGACCGCGACGCCGATCCCAGCGACACCACCACCTATCCCGAAATCAATTACATCCCCGACATGACCGGGGCGGGATCGACGCTGGTGACAAATTTCCTCGGCAACTCCATGTCGATCCCGCACAGCTTCCTGGAGGTGAACGCCCCGGTCTGGCAGTCGACGCTGGACTCGCATGGCATCAACGTGCCGGTCACCTATGATGCCAGCAACAGCTGGCGCGTGGATCGTTACATTCCGGCGGTCTATGCCATGGCCAATCTGGACACGCATGTCTTCGGCAAGACGCTGCGCGGCAACATCGGCGTGCGTTATGAACACACGCATCAGAACGTCACCGCCAACAGCGTGGACGGCAACGGCAACTTCCTGAACCGCACCAACACCATTCAGGATTATGGCAATGTGCTGCCCAGCGCCAGCTTCGCGCTGGATGTGACCAAGCATTTCGTCACCCGTCTGGCGCTGGCCAAGGTGCTGGTGCGCCCGCTGCTCAACAGCGATACGGTGATGGCCACATCGATCACCACCGGCACGGCCTCGGGCCGGCCCTATGTGGCGGTGGCCGGGGGTGAAGCGGCGCTCAAGCCGATGACCGCCAATCAGGCCGATCTCAGCCTTGAATATTACTATGGACGCGGCAACTCCTTCACCGTCGCCGGTTTCTACAAGGCGATCAAGAACGGCACCTACACCTCCTTCTACTGCCCCGGCAGCTACAATGGGGTGACGCTGGCGGGCGGATCCACCAATTGCACCTCGGCCAATGGCGGCACCGATTACAGCTTCAGCCAGGTGCTGAATGACTCCGAGGTGGTGCATATCCGCGGCGTCGAGGTGGCCTGGAGCCAGGGCTTCGACCAGTGGCTGCCCTTCAAGGGTGCGGGCGTCACCACCAACCTGACGGTCGTGGACCCGGACAACGTCACACTGGGCAATGGCTTCCACCTCCGCAACCTGTCAAAGCTGACCTGGAACCTGACGCCCTATTGGGAAAACGAGACCTTCAGCGTGCGCGTCTCGATCAACCATCGCAGCGCCTATGATCAGGACTATGCCGATAGCTTCTTCGCCGGTTATGGCGAGACGCATACGGTGCGTGCCCGCACGCAGGTCGATCTTGCGCTGGGCTATACGATGAACAAGCATATCAGCTTCACGGCGGGCGTCATCAACCTGAACAACAGCCATGAAGACGCCTATTACCAGAATTCCAGCACCTTCCAGATGGCGAGCCGGACGGGTCGCAACGTCTATGCCTCGGTAACGGGCAAGTTCTAA